A genome region from Streptomyces sp. S4.7 includes the following:
- a CDS encoding C40 family peptidase, with the protein MVSHRRFSHPGHSRGTRVTVLSAAAVTAAAALGSVPASADPRDKTEATRSTVDRLFEEAEKATERYNEADERADALRARVDRLRDSTARGQERVNRMRGALGSIAGAQYRSGGVDPALALLLSSDPDNYLGRAEALDRVSDRQALALREIGQVQRKLGRQREEATEDLAELERSRAAVARHKRTVEAKLAEARRLLNSLPDAERDADRASRSGRDGAPMSLGGLAPASARAAAAARAARGAVGLPYVWGANGPSGFDCSGLTQWAYAQAGVSLPRTSQAQRYAGQQVPLSEARPGDLVAYRDDASHIGMYMGNGQVVHAPYPGASVRYDPVGMMPVSSVTRV; encoded by the coding sequence GTGGTGTCCCACCGTCGTTTCTCACACCCCGGCCACAGCCGCGGCACCCGGGTCACAGTCCTCTCCGCCGCCGCGGTCACGGCGGCGGCAGCCCTCGGGTCGGTACCGGCGAGCGCGGACCCGCGCGACAAGACCGAGGCGACCCGGTCGACCGTCGACCGGCTGTTCGAGGAGGCCGAGAAGGCCACCGAGCGGTACAACGAGGCGGACGAGCGCGCCGACGCGCTGCGTGCACGGGTGGACCGGCTGCGGGACAGCACCGCGCGGGGCCAGGAACGGGTGAACCGCATGCGCGGCGCGCTCGGTTCGATCGCCGGCGCCCAGTACCGCTCCGGCGGCGTCGACCCGGCGCTCGCGCTGCTGCTCTCCTCCGACCCCGACAACTATCTCGGCCGGGCCGAGGCCCTCGACCGGGTGAGCGACCGTCAGGCCCTGGCGCTGCGCGAGATCGGGCAGGTCCAGCGCAAGCTCGGCCGGCAGCGCGAGGAGGCGACCGAGGACCTCGCCGAGCTGGAGCGCAGCCGGGCCGCCGTCGCCCGCCACAAGCGCACCGTCGAGGCGAAGCTGGCCGAGGCGCGGCGGCTGCTGAACTCGCTGCCCGACGCCGAGAGGGACGCCGACCGGGCCTCGCGCTCGGGGCGCGACGGCGCCCCGATGTCGCTCGGCGGCCTGGCACCCGCGTCGGCCCGCGCGGCGGCGGCCGCGCGCGCGGCCCGCGGGGCCGTCGGCCTGCCGTACGTGTGGGGCGCCAACGGCCCCTCGGGGTTCGACTGTTCGGGTCTGACCCAGTGGGCGTACGCGCAGGCCGGGGTCTCGCTGCCGCGTACCTCGCAGGCGCAGCGGTACGCCGGACAGCAGGTGCCGCTCTCCGAGGCGAGACCCGGCGACCTGGTCGCCTACCGGGACGACGCCAGCCACATCGGGATGTACATGGGCAACGGCCAGGTGGTCCACGCGCCCTACCCCGGCGCCTCGGTCCGCTACGACCCGGTCGGCATGATGCCTGTCTCGTCGGTCACCCGCGTCTAG
- a CDS encoding glycosyltransferase family 87 protein, whose product MAVGDRTRTHVGAAGEAGEGGALTLLGPIAVWLLTRTVLMLWVLKVVLPPGVDVTPDVSVTYQGWYDVLLTGTFPRSDVTWQYPPAAAFAILSPALLPFLGYATAFFTLCLVCDALVLGLLLRASRRPGRSVRGVWVWVAGVALLGPTVYARYDLMVTAVAVCALLVGLRRPQLLGALAGFGALLKVWPVLLLIGTPRGRATRLSWSAAAVTGLALLAVVSAALPGALDFLTAQRDRGTEVESLGALVFHVARHLGWDGAVMFSYGSVEFRGPYVPLVSALALVLSVTAFGWLLVWRLRARTFTPGTLCDAAFVAVLLFTVTSRVISPQYMIWLVGLAAVCLLARSSPMTPPAVLVVAACAVTALEFPLFFSHVTASDPLGVTLLVVRNGLLVAAALTACGRLWRGTVPPPRPRGREEAADAAPGGAVGARGDKEDTYRLLGS is encoded by the coding sequence ATGGCGGTCGGGGACAGGACGCGCACCCATGTCGGGGCGGCCGGAGAAGCCGGAGAGGGCGGCGCGCTCACCCTGCTCGGGCCGATCGCGGTATGGCTGCTCACCAGGACCGTACTGATGCTCTGGGTCCTCAAGGTCGTGCTGCCGCCGGGCGTCGACGTCACGCCGGACGTCTCGGTGACCTATCAGGGCTGGTACGACGTCCTGCTCACCGGCACCTTCCCCCGCTCCGACGTCACCTGGCAGTACCCGCCCGCCGCCGCGTTCGCGATCCTCTCCCCCGCCCTGCTGCCCTTCCTGGGCTACGCCACCGCGTTCTTCACCCTGTGCCTGGTCTGCGACGCGCTGGTCCTCGGGCTGCTGCTGCGCGCGAGCCGGCGCCCGGGACGTTCGGTGCGCGGCGTGTGGGTGTGGGTGGCCGGAGTGGCCCTGCTCGGGCCCACCGTGTACGCGCGCTACGACCTGATGGTGACCGCCGTCGCCGTGTGCGCGCTGCTGGTGGGCCTCCGCAGGCCCCAACTGCTGGGCGCGCTCGCGGGGTTCGGGGCGCTGCTGAAGGTGTGGCCGGTGCTTCTGCTGATCGGTACGCCGCGTGGCCGGGCCACCCGGCTGTCCTGGTCCGCCGCCGCCGTGACGGGCCTCGCGCTGCTGGCCGTGGTGTCCGCCGCGCTGCCGGGCGCGCTGGACTTCCTCACCGCGCAGCGCGACCGGGGCACCGAGGTCGAGTCGCTGGGCGCGCTGGTCTTCCATGTGGCCCGGCATCTCGGCTGGGACGGCGCCGTGATGTTCAGTTACGGCTCGGTGGAGTTCCGCGGGCCTTACGTCCCGCTCGTCAGCGCCCTCGCTCTCGTCCTCAGCGTGACCGCCTTCGGCTGGCTGCTCGTCTGGCGGCTGCGGGCACGGACGTTCACGCCGGGCACCCTGTGCGACGCGGCGTTCGTCGCCGTCCTGCTCTTCACCGTCACGAGCCGGGTGATCAGCCCGCAGTACATGATCTGGCTGGTGGGCCTGGCCGCCGTGTGCCTGCTGGCGCGATCGAGCCCGATGACGCCGCCCGCGGTGCTCGTGGTGGCGGCCTGTGCGGTGACGGCGCTCGAATTCCCGCTGTTCTTCTCGCACGTGACGGCGAGCGACCCGCTGGGGGTGACCCTGCTCGTCGTACGCAACGGGCTGCTGGTGGCCGCGGCGCTCACCGCGTGCGGGCGGCTGTGGCGCGGGACGGTGCCCCCGCCACGGCCTCGCGGGCGCGAGGAGGCGGCGGACGCGGCCCCCGGTGGGGCCGTGGGAGCGCGGGGCGACAAGGAGGACACCTACCGGCTTCTCGGCTCCTGA
- a CDS encoding SRPBCC family protein: MAEHTKSSITIEAAPADVMGVIADFARYPEWTGEVKEAEVLSTDAEGRAEQVRLVLDAGAIKDDHTLAYTWTGGDEVSWTLVKSQMLRSLDGSYHLAPAGGGERTEVTYRLTVDVKIPMLGMIKRKAEKVIIDRALAGLKKRVESAPGGGAGSAGAAETPTV, from the coding sequence ATGGCGGAACACACCAAGTCGAGCATCACGATCGAGGCGGCACCCGCCGACGTGATGGGCGTGATCGCCGACTTCGCCCGCTATCCCGAGTGGACCGGCGAGGTGAAGGAGGCCGAGGTCCTCTCCACCGACGCCGAGGGCCGCGCGGAGCAGGTCAGGCTGGTGCTCGACGCGGGCGCCATCAAGGACGACCACACCCTCGCGTACACCTGGACCGGCGGTGACGAGGTCAGCTGGACGCTGGTCAAGTCCCAGATGCTGCGCTCGCTCGACGGCTCCTACCACCTCGCGCCCGCGGGCGGCGGCGAGCGCACCGAGGTCACCTACCGGCTGACCGTCGACGTCAAGATCCCGATGCTCGGCATGATCAAGCGCAAGGCGGAGAAGGTCATCATCGACCGCGCCCTGGCCGGTCTGAAGAAGCGCGTCGAGAGCGCCCCCGGTGGCGGCGCCGGATCCGCCGGAGCGGCCGAGACTCCCACCGTCTGA
- a CDS encoding endonuclease/exonuclease/phosphatase family protein — translation MISLPDSRTEPDGSAVIRVLSYNIRSMRDDTEALARVIRACEPDLVFVQEAPRFFRWRKRAAWLAARTDLVVLSGGGTAAGPLLLCSLRATVERTEDVLLPLTPGLHRRGFATAVVRIGGARMGLLSCHLSLQTDERLAQTGMLLDRVGTMGAPHTIVAGDLNDRPRGRSFRRLAGALQDGWAVKPWGSEYTSTPADPHQRIDAIFATEGVEVLGCGVPLGLPGIEERDLRAATDHLPVLAALRVPAS, via the coding sequence ATGATTTCGCTGCCCGACTCCCGTACCGAGCCCGACGGTTCGGCCGTGATCCGCGTGCTCAGCTACAACATCCGCTCCATGCGAGACGACACCGAGGCGCTGGCCCGGGTGATCCGGGCGTGCGAGCCCGACCTGGTCTTCGTCCAGGAGGCGCCGAGGTTCTTCCGCTGGCGCAAGCGGGCCGCGTGGCTGGCCGCCAGGACCGATCTCGTCGTCCTCAGCGGCGGCGGTACGGCGGCGGGGCCACTGCTGCTGTGCTCACTGCGCGCGACCGTGGAGCGTACGGAGGACGTCCTGCTGCCGCTGACACCCGGTCTGCACCGGCGGGGCTTCGCCACGGCGGTCGTACGGATCGGCGGCGCCCGTATGGGGCTGCTGAGCTGCCATCTCAGCCTCCAGACCGACGAGCGCCTCGCCCAGACCGGGATGCTGCTGGACCGGGTCGGCACGATGGGCGCACCGCACACGATCGTGGCCGGTGATCTCAACGACCGGCCCCGGGGGCGTTCGTTCCGCCGACTGGCCGGAGCGCTTCAGGACGGCTGGGCTGTCAAGCCCTGGGGGAGCGAGTACACCTCCACGCCCGCCGATCCGCACCAGCGCATCGACGCGATCTTCGCCACCGAGGGTGTCGAAGTGCTCGGCTGCGGTGTGCCGTTGGGCCTGCCGGGCATCGAGGAGAGGGATCTGCGGGCGGCCACGGACCACCTTCCGGTGCTGGCCGCCCTGCGCGTCCCCGCGTCCTGA
- a CDS encoding DUF5304 domain-containing protein has protein sequence MSDATERPAADPDAWATACAEDLAAEKARRRAVHGTPPGSASEELRRFVDAVADKVSSFQSPLLGMAAQGAVQQFINQAKSAVEPVIDRNPDIFDHLAAAGNELLAAYRSAVEGDERRWTRGPDVPPDSNLKKSDEKANDPSDPRDEGPTPGNRIDLD, from the coding sequence ATGAGCGATGCCACCGAGCGTCCCGCCGCCGACCCGGACGCCTGGGCCACGGCCTGCGCCGAGGACCTGGCCGCCGAGAAGGCCCGCCGCCGCGCCGTCCACGGGACGCCGCCCGGCTCGGCCTCCGAAGAGCTGCGCCGATTCGTCGACGCCGTGGCCGACAAGGTGTCCTCGTTCCAGAGTCCGCTCCTCGGAATGGCCGCACAGGGCGCCGTCCAGCAGTTCATCAATCAGGCCAAGTCCGCGGTCGAGCCGGTGATCGACCGCAACCCGGACATCTTCGACCACCTCGCCGCGGCCGGGAACGAGCTGCTCGCGGCCTACCGTTCCGCCGTCGAGGGCGACGAGCGCCGCTGGACCCGGGGACCTGACGTACCGCCCGACAGCAACCTCAAGAAGTCGGACGAAAAGGCCAACGACCCCTCGGATCCCCGCGATGAGGGCCCCACCCCCGGCAACCGCATCGACCTGGACTGA
- a CDS encoding glycosyltransferase family 4 protein, protein MHKTLIVTNDFPPRPGGIQAFLHNMALRLDPGEIVVYASTWKRGAEGAEATAAFDAEQPFTVVRDRTTMLLPTPRVTGRAVGLLREHGCESVWFGAAAPLGLMGPALRRAGARRIVATSHGHEAGWAQLPAARRLLRRIGEGTDTITYLGEYTRSRIAAALTPEAAGRMAQLPPGVDDKTFHPASGGDAVRERLGLAHRPVVVCVSRLVPRKGQDTLILAMPAILARIPDAVLLIVGGGPYAKELRKLAAETGVGDSVRFTGPVPWSELPAHYGAGDVFAMPCRTRRGGLDVEGLGIVYLEASATGLPVVAGDSGGAPDAVLDGETGWVVRGGPAAVAAEESADRIVTLLRDPELRERMGRRGRAWVEDRWRWDLLATKLRTLL, encoded by the coding sequence ATGCACAAGACCTTGATCGTGACGAACGACTTCCCGCCCCGGCCCGGTGGCATCCAGGCGTTTCTGCACAACATGGCGCTACGGCTGGACCCCGGGGAGATCGTCGTCTACGCCTCCACCTGGAAGCGTGGCGCCGAGGGTGCGGAGGCGACGGCGGCCTTCGACGCCGAGCAGCCCTTCACGGTCGTGCGCGACCGTACGACGATGCTGCTGCCGACCCCGAGGGTGACCGGGCGGGCGGTGGGACTCCTGCGTGAACACGGCTGCGAGTCCGTGTGGTTCGGCGCCGCGGCCCCGCTCGGTCTGATGGGGCCCGCGCTGCGCCGGGCCGGTGCCCGGCGGATCGTGGCCACCTCGCACGGCCACGAGGCGGGCTGGGCGCAACTGCCCGCGGCGCGGCGGCTGCTGCGCCGTATCGGCGAGGGCACGGACACGATCACCTACCTCGGCGAGTACACCCGCTCACGTATCGCCGCCGCGCTCACCCCGGAGGCGGCCGGGCGCATGGCCCAACTGCCGCCCGGCGTCGACGACAAGACGTTCCATCCGGCGTCGGGCGGTGACGCGGTGCGCGAGCGGCTGGGGCTCGCGCACCGCCCCGTCGTCGTCTGCGTCTCCCGGCTGGTGCCGCGCAAGGGGCAGGACACGCTGATCCTCGCCATGCCGGCGATCCTGGCGAGGATCCCGGACGCCGTGCTGCTGATCGTCGGCGGCGGACCGTACGCGAAGGAGCTGCGGAAGCTGGCGGCGGAGACCGGGGTCGGCGACTCCGTACGTTTCACGGGCCCCGTGCCCTGGTCCGAACTGCCCGCCCACTACGGCGCCGGCGACGTCTTCGCGATGCCCTGCCGTACCCGCCGCGGCGGCCTCGACGTGGAGGGCCTGGGCATCGTCTACCTGGAGGCGTCCGCGACGGGGCTCCCGGTGGTCGCGGGCGACTCCGGCGGCGCGCCGGACGCGGTGCTGGACGGCGAGACGGGCTGGGTGGTGCGCGGCGGCCCCGCCGCGGTCGCGGCCGAGGAGTCGGCGGACCGCATCGTGACACTGCTCCGGGACCCCGAACTGCGGGAGCGGATGGGCCGCCGGGGCCGCGCATGGGTCGAGGACCGCTGGCGGTGGGACCTGCTGGCAACAAAGCTGCGCACGCTCCTGTAG
- a CDS encoding ArsA family ATPase, translated as MRTVLVTGPGGAGRSTVAAATALAAARRGSRTLLLSADPAGPGAVLGADTALAVEPAEVTPGLWAARVDPADYFRTEFLALQDRAATALDMLGARRLDGEELTELPGSEQFALLQALRRASAGDWDVLVVDLPPLRDALSVLALPERLRLLLGRLLPAERQAARALRPMMAQLAGVPMPAGWLYGAAARRDEELAAVQALIGARTTTVRLVAEPGPAAGDALRVARDGLGLYGLRVDALVPNKVLPTDSSDAWLATLTAQQQKCLDGWSEEYGSAWPLHAVRHLGRDPRGLDDLDDLSGPGGLGGPADPDDLAERAPDADPGPHADPWWVEDRREEDGLLVWSLPLPGAEKADVGLVRRGDELLLTVGPFHRIVPLEAALRRCTVSGAALTDGVLKVRFTPEPGLWPRTP; from the coding sequence ATGCGAACGGTCCTGGTCACCGGACCCGGCGGCGCGGGCCGCAGCACGGTCGCCGCGGCGACGGCCCTGGCCGCCGCCCGGCGCGGCAGCCGCACGCTGCTGCTCTCCGCCGACCCGGCGGGCCCCGGCGCCGTACTGGGCGCGGACACCGCCCTCGCCGTGGAACCGGCCGAGGTGACGCCCGGCCTCTGGGCCGCGCGCGTCGACCCGGCCGACTACTTCCGTACCGAGTTCCTCGCCCTCCAGGACCGCGCCGCCACCGCGCTCGACATGCTCGGAGCCCGGCGCCTCGACGGCGAGGAGCTGACCGAGCTGCCCGGCAGCGAACAGTTCGCCCTGCTCCAGGCGCTGCGCCGGGCCTCGGCCGGTGACTGGGACGTGCTCGTCGTCGACCTGCCGCCGCTGCGCGACGCCCTGTCCGTGCTCGCCCTGCCCGAGCGGCTGCGCCTGCTGCTCGGGCGCCTCCTGCCGGCCGAGCGGCAGGCCGCGCGTGCGCTGCGGCCCATGATGGCGCAGCTCGCGGGCGTACCGATGCCCGCCGGCTGGCTGTACGGCGCCGCCGCCCGCAGGGACGAGGAACTGGCCGCCGTCCAGGCGCTGATCGGGGCCCGCACCACGACCGTACGGCTCGTCGCCGAGCCCGGCCCGGCCGCCGGGGACGCCCTGCGCGTGGCCCGCGACGGGCTCGGCCTGTACGGGCTGCGCGTCGACGCCCTCGTACCGAACAAGGTCCTGCCGACCGATTCGTCCGACGCCTGGCTCGCGACGCTCACCGCCCAGCAGCAGAAGTGCCTGGACGGGTGGAGCGAGGAGTACGGCTCCGCGTGGCCGCTGCACGCGGTGCGCCACCTGGGGCGGGACCCGCGCGGACTCGACGACCTCGATGATCTCTCCGGGCCGGGAGGTCTCGGCGGTCCCGCTGATCCGGACGACCTCGCCGAGCGGGCGCCCGACGCGGATCCGGGGCCGCACGCCGATCCGTGGTGGGTCGAGGACCGCCGGGAGGAGGACGGCCTGCTGGTGTGGTCCCTGCCACTGCCCGGCGCCGAGAAGGCGGACGTCGGACTGGTGCGGCGCGGCGACGAACTGCTCCTGACCGTGGGCCCGTTCCACCGCATCGTGCCTCTGGAGGCCGCCCTGCGGCGCTGCACCGTCTCGGGCGCCGCGCTCACGGACGGTGTCCTGAAGGTCCGATTCACGCCGGAGCCGGGCCTCTGGCCGCGCACACCCTGA
- a CDS encoding metallophosphoesterase — MRGGGNSGGNDGENGGNARARTRVHVVSDVHGNARDLATAGDGADALICLGDLVLFLDYADHSRGIFPDLFGEENADRIVELRTARRFDEARELGRRLWAALATDRDTAIESAVRRQYAEMFAVLPDPTYATYGNVDIPALWPEYAGPGTTVLDGERVEIGGRVFGFVGGGLRTPMRTPYEISDEEYAAKVERLGEVDVLCSHIPPEVPELTYDTVARRFERGSRALLDAIERTKPRYALFGHVHQPLAPRMRVGSTECVNVGHFASTGRPWAMEW; from the coding sequence ATGCGCGGTGGCGGGAACAGTGGCGGGAATGACGGCGAGAACGGCGGGAACGCCCGCGCACGCACCCGTGTCCACGTCGTCAGCGACGTGCACGGCAACGCCCGGGACCTCGCCACGGCCGGCGACGGCGCCGACGCCCTGATCTGTCTCGGCGACCTCGTCCTGTTCCTCGACTACGCCGACCACTCCCGCGGCATCTTCCCCGACCTCTTCGGCGAGGAGAACGCCGACCGGATCGTGGAGCTGCGCACTGCCCGCCGCTTCGACGAGGCCCGTGAGCTGGGCCGACGCCTGTGGGCAGCGCTGGCGACCGACCGGGACACCGCAATCGAGTCGGCGGTGCGCCGCCAGTACGCCGAGATGTTCGCCGTCCTCCCCGATCCGACGTACGCCACCTACGGCAACGTCGACATCCCCGCCCTCTGGCCCGAGTACGCCGGACCGGGCACGACCGTTCTCGACGGCGAGCGGGTCGAGATCGGCGGACGCGTCTTCGGCTTCGTCGGCGGTGGCCTGCGCACCCCCATGCGGACCCCGTACGAGATCTCCGACGAGGAGTACGCGGCCAAGGTCGAGCGGCTCGGCGAGGTCGACGTGCTGTGCTCGCACATACCGCCCGAGGTGCCGGAGCTGACGTACGACACCGTCGCCCGCCGCTTCGAGCGCGGCAGCCGCGCGCTGCTGGACGCCATCGAGCGGACGAAACCGAGGTACGCGCTCTTCGGCCATGTCCACCAGCCGCTCGCCCCCCGGATGCGCGTCGGCTCGACGGAGTGCGTGAACGTCGGGCACTTCGCGTCCACCGGACGGCCCTGGGCCATGGAATGGTGA
- a CDS encoding ROK family glucokinase: protein MGLTIGVDIGGTKIAAGVVDEEGTILDTHQVPTPPTAEGIVDAICAAVSGAGKGHDIEGVGIGAAGYVDDKRATVLFAPNIDWRHEPLKDKVEQRVGMQVVVENDANAAAWGEYKFGAGQGHEDVICITLGTGLGGGIIIGNKLRRGRFGVAAEFGHIRVVPDGLLCGCGSQGCWEQYASGRALVRYAKQRANATPENAEILLRLGDGTPDGIEGKHVSAAAREGDPVAVDSFRELARWAGAGLADLASLFDPSAFIVGGGVSDEGELVLDPIRKSFRRWLIGGAWRPHAQVLAAQLGGKAGLVGAADLARQG from the coding sequence ATGGGACTCACCATCGGCGTCGACATCGGCGGCACGAAGATCGCGGCGGGCGTGGTCGACGAAGAGGGCACGATTCTCGATACGCACCAGGTGCCCACCCCGCCGACCGCCGAGGGCATCGTCGACGCGATCTGCGCGGCCGTCTCCGGCGCCGGCAAGGGACACGACATCGAGGGCGTCGGCATCGGCGCCGCCGGCTACGTCGACGACAAGCGCGCCACCGTCCTCTTCGCGCCGAACATCGACTGGCGTCACGAACCGCTCAAGGACAAGGTCGAGCAGCGGGTCGGAATGCAGGTCGTCGTGGAGAACGACGCGAACGCCGCCGCCTGGGGCGAGTACAAGTTCGGGGCCGGACAGGGCCACGAGGACGTCATCTGCATCACGCTCGGCACCGGCCTCGGCGGCGGCATCATCATCGGCAACAAACTGCGCCGAGGACGCTTCGGCGTGGCGGCGGAATTCGGCCATATCCGGGTCGTTCCCGACGGGTTGCTGTGCGGCTGCGGCAGCCAGGGGTGCTGGGAGCAGTACGCGTCGGGGCGCGCCCTCGTCAGATACGCGAAGCAACGCGCCAACGCCACACCCGAGAACGCGGAGATCCTGCTGCGCCTCGGCGACGGCACACCCGACGGCATCGAGGGCAAGCACGTCAGCGCCGCCGCCCGCGAGGGCGACCCGGTGGCCGTCGACTCCTTCCGGGAGCTGGCCCGTTGGGCCGGCGCGGGCCTGGCCGATCTGGCCTCGCTCTTCGACCCGTCGGCGTTCATCGTCGGCGGCGGTGTGTCGGACGAGGGCGAACTGGTCCTCGACCCGATCCGCAAGTCCTTCCGCCGCTGGCTGATCGGCGGCGCGTGGCGTCCGCACGCCCAGGTCCTCGCCGCCCAACTGGGCGGCAAGGCAGGGCTGGTGGGCGCCGCGGACCTGGCCCGCCAGGGCTGA
- a CDS encoding AMP-dependent synthetase/ligase, with protein MREFSLPALYEVPSDGNLTDLIRRNAAQHPDVAVLGRKVAGVWTDVTATRFLSEVRAVAKGLIASGIRPGERVALMSRTRYEWVLLDFAIWSAGAVTVPVFETSSAEQVQWILGDSGTAAIVVESDAHADAVRSVSDGLPELRHVWQLDKGCVAELTAAGAEIPESVVDERSATAKADDPATIVYTSGTTGRPKGCVLTHRAFFAECGNVVERLKPLFRTGECSVLLFLPAAHVFGRLVEVASVMAPIKLGCVPDIKDLTTELASFRPTLILGVPRVFEKVYNSARAKAQADGKGKIFDRAASTAIGYSRALSGPQGPSVGLRVRHKVFDALVYRKLRAVLGGRGEYAISGGAPLGERLGHFFRGIGFTVLEGYGLTETCAATAFNPWDRQKIGTVGQPLPGSVIRIADDGEVLLHGEHLFTGYWNNETATAEALADGWFHSGDIGTLDEDGYLAITGRKKEILVTAGGKNVAPAVIEDRIRAHALVAECMVVGDGRPFVGALVTIDEEFLAHWARDHGKPVGSTAASLHDDPDLLAAVQQAVDDGNAAVSKAESVRKFRVLTAQFTEDAGHITPSLKLKRGVVAKDFADEIESIYRA; from the coding sequence TTGCGCGAGTTCAGCCTTCCGGCCCTGTACGAGGTCCCCTCGGACGGCAACCTGACGGATCTCATCCGCCGCAACGCCGCTCAGCATCCCGATGTCGCGGTCCTCGGCCGCAAGGTCGCCGGTGTGTGGACGGACGTCACGGCCACCCGGTTCCTCTCCGAGGTGCGAGCGGTGGCCAAGGGGCTGATCGCGTCCGGCATCCGCCCCGGTGAGCGCGTCGCCCTGATGTCCCGCACCCGGTACGAGTGGGTGCTGCTCGACTTCGCGATCTGGAGCGCGGGCGCGGTCACCGTGCCGGTGTTCGAGACGAGCTCCGCCGAGCAGGTGCAGTGGATCCTCGGCGACTCGGGCACGGCCGCGATCGTCGTGGAGTCCGACGCGCACGCCGACGCGGTGCGGTCCGTCTCCGACGGGCTGCCGGAACTGCGGCACGTCTGGCAGCTCGACAAGGGCTGTGTGGCGGAACTGACCGCCGCCGGCGCGGAGATCCCCGAGTCGGTCGTCGACGAGCGCAGCGCGACGGCGAAGGCCGACGACCCGGCGACGATCGTCTACACGTCGGGGACCACCGGCCGCCCGAAGGGCTGCGTGCTGACGCACCGCGCCTTCTTCGCGGAGTGCGGCAACGTGGTGGAGCGTCTGAAGCCGCTGTTCCGTACGGGCGAGTGTTCCGTCCTGCTCTTCCTGCCCGCCGCGCACGTCTTCGGACGGCTGGTCGAGGTGGCGTCGGTGATGGCGCCGATCAAACTCGGCTGCGTACCGGACATCAAGGATCTGACCACGGAGCTGGCCTCGTTCCGGCCGACGCTGATCCTCGGGGTGCCGCGCGTCTTCGAGAAGGTCTACAACTCGGCGCGGGCGAAGGCCCAAGCGGACGGCAAGGGCAAGATCTTCGACCGCGCGGCGAGCACGGCGATCGGGTACAGCCGCGCGCTGAGCGGCCCGCAGGGTCCGTCCGTCGGGCTCAGGGTCAGGCACAAGGTCTTCGACGCGCTCGTGTACCGCAAACTGCGGGCGGTCCTCGGCGGCCGGGGTGAGTACGCGATCTCCGGCGGGGCCCCGCTCGGTGAACGGCTCGGGCACTTCTTCCGCGGCATCGGCTTCACCGTGCTGGAGGGGTACGGCCTGACGGAGACGTGCGCGGCCACCGCGTTCAACCCGTGGGACCGGCAGAAGATCGGCACGGTCGGGCAGCCGCTGCCCGGTTCGGTGATCCGCATCGCCGACGACGGCGAGGTGCTGCTGCACGGCGAACACCTGTTCACGGGGTACTGGAACAACGAGACGGCGACGGCGGAGGCGCTGGCCGACGGCTGGTTCCACTCCGGTGACATCGGCACCCTCGACGAGGACGGGTATCTCGCGATCACCGGCCGCAAGAAGGAGATCCTGGTGACGGCGGGCGGCAAGAACGTCGCGCCCGCGGTGATCGAGGACCGTATCCGCGCGCACGCGCTGGTCGCGGAGTGCATGGTGGTCGGCGACGGCCGTCCGTTCGTGGGCGCGCTGGTGACGATCGACGAGGAGTTCCTGGCCCACTGGGCCAGGGACCACGGCAAACCGGTGGGCTCGACGGCGGCGTCGTTGCACGACGACCCGGATCTGCTGGCGGCGGTCCAGCAGGCGGTGGACGACGGCAACGCGGCGGTCTCGAAGGCGGAGTCGGTACGCAAGTTCCGCGTCCTGACCGCGCAGTTCACGGAGGACGCGGGGCACATCACACCGTCACTGAAGCTGAAGCGCGGGGTGGTGGCGAAGGACTTCGCGGACGAGATCGAGTCGATCTACCGCGCGTAG